The Portunus trituberculatus isolate SZX2019 chromosome 49, ASM1759143v1, whole genome shotgun sequence genome contains a region encoding:
- the LOC123499149 gene encoding U4/U6 small nuclear ribonucleoprotein Prp4-like, producing the protein MSEGEESPVPLSGGGGGTGNGTSSGGGERQWYAPMDTAGGEEDSQPASPGSPAPASNIHTSNEYMELDEPEMLDEKKALLEEFERKRRARMIHVTTDDSEVKQQLRLLGEPICLFGEGPADRRNRLKELLSRLGEDALKKTAAGQQERETTEHDQQHPEETWYHEGPESLKEARMFLVNYSIARARARLKSEHLNYQVPEATRTAKRQEVQNRLRSFGLLGSQNADSRPISYCNFSPNGKFLATSSWSGLVKVWQVPQCVIEHTLRGHNCYVDSVVWHPSATISMEPSALNLVSSGRDGSVQLWSLSSEEPIAEFPVFESRVSRVGFHPSGRFLGACVHDNSWRLWDLELQEEVLFQEGHSKPVYCIAFQNDGSLAATGGMDSYGRVWDLRTGRCMMFLSGHQNPVLAIDWSPDGYHIVTGSEDNTARIWDVRQRRCTYTIPSHTGIITGVRYDRMGGQYIVTCSYDGSVRLWCHGSFQAMRALEGHGQKVMGVDISPVDGTIATCSFDRTFKIWGPD; encoded by the exons ATGTCCGAAGGTGAAGAATCTCCTGTCCCCCTGAGTGGGGGAGGTGGTGGGACAGGCAATGGGACAAGCAGTGGTGGAGGAGAGCGCCAGTGGTATGCACCTATGGATACTGCTGGGGGTGAAGAAGACTCTCAGCCAGCCTCCCCAGGAAGCCCTGCCCCTGCATCTAATATTCACACCAGCAATGAGTATATGGAATTGGATGAGCCAGAGATGTTGGACGAGAAGAAAGCTTTGCTGGAGGAGTTTGAAAGGAAGCGTCGTGCCAGGATGATCCACGTGACGACAGATGACAGCGAG GTCAAGCAACAGCTGAGGTTGTTGGGTGagcctatctgtttgtttggtgAAGGTCCTGCTGATCGAAGGAATCGGTTGAAGGAGTTACTGTCCCGCTTGGGGGAAGACGCTTTGAAAAAGACAGCAGCAGGGCAGCAGGAAAGAGAGACTACAGAACACGATCAGCAGCATCCAGAAGAAACTTGGTACCACGAAGGGCCAGAGTCCTTGAAGGAAGCACGGATGTTTCTTGTCAATTATTCCATAGCACGTGCGAGAGCCAGGCTAAAGAGTGAGCATCTTAATTACCAAGTTCCAGAAGCAACACGTACTGCCAAGAGACAAGAAGTTCAAAACCGATTAAGATCTTTTGGTCTTTTGGGGAGTCAAAATGCTGATTCAAGACCAATCTCATACTGTAACTTTAGCCCAAATGGGAAATTTTTGGCTACAAGCTCATGGAGCGGACTTGTGAAGGTTTGGCAGGTACCTCAGTGTGTCATAGAACACACTCTTAGGGGTCATAACTGTTATGTTGATAGTGTTGTGTGGCATCCTAGTGCAACAATATCCATGGAACCAAGTGCGCTAAATCTGGTGTCAAGTGGACGCGACGGTAGTGTTCAGTTGTGGAGTCTAAGTAGTGAAGAACCTATTGCTGAATTTCCAGTTTTTGAATCCCGTGTCTCACGAGTTGGTTTTCATCCAAGTGGAAGATTTCTTGGTGCATGTGTTCATGACAACAGTTGGAGATTGTGGGACTTGGAGCTGCAAGAAGAAGTTTTATTCCAGGAAGGTCATTCAAAACCTGTTTATTGCATAGCATTTCAAAATGATGGGTCATTAGCAGCAACTGGAGGCATGGATTCATATGGGCGTGTCTGGGACCTCAGGACAGGTCGATGTATGATGTTTCTCTCTGGGCATCAAAATCCTGTGCTGGCCATTGATTGGTCACCTGATGGTTACCACATAGTGACTGGGAGTGAGGACAACACAGCTAGGATATGGGATGTAAGGCAGCGGCGATGCACATACACCATTCCCTCACATACTGGTATTATAACTGGTGTTAGATATGACCGAATGGGAGGCCAGTACATTGTGACATGCTCTTATGATGGCTCAGTGCGGCTGTGGTGTCACGGTTCCTTCCAGGCAATGCGTGCACTTGAAGGTCATGGACAGAAGGTGATGGGAGTTGACATTTCACCGGTTGATGGTACTATTGCCACTTGCTCCTTTGATCGTACATTTAAGATTTGGGGTCCAGATTAA